From Flavobacterium alkalisoli, the proteins below share one genomic window:
- the bioD gene encoding dethiobiotin synthase, with product MKLFITGIGTDVGKTIASAIVTESIKADYWKPVQAGDLDNSDSHKIERYITNNKTVIHPNSYKLNTPASPHLAAQLDDVTIDLKKIKEPKTKNHLVIEGAGGLLVPLNDTDSIIDLIQPDYKVVVVSRHYLGSINHTLLSLEVLKQRGIEVAGIIFNGPEVPSTEEVILKRTGIKMIGRIEEEPYFDKNVVLQYADDFRDNLNNL from the coding sequence ATGAAACTATTTATTACAGGAATAGGAACTGATGTTGGTAAGACGATTGCATCGGCCATAGTGACGGAATCTATTAAAGCAGACTACTGGAAGCCTGTGCAGGCCGGAGATCTTGATAATTCCGACAGCCATAAGATTGAACGTTATATAACCAATAATAAAACAGTTATCCACCCTAACAGTTATAAGTTAAACACGCCGGCTAGTCCTCATCTGGCAGCGCAGTTAGATGATGTAACTATAGATCTTAAAAAAATAAAAGAACCGAAAACAAAAAACCACTTGGTAATAGAAGGGGCGGGAGGACTTTTGGTTCCTTTGAATGATACCGATTCCATAATCGATTTGATACAGCCGGATTATAAAGTAGTTGTAGTGTCAAGGCATTATCTGGGCAGTATAAACCATACACTGCTTTCTCTTGAAGTTTTAAAACAAAGAGGTATAGAAGTAGCAGGCATCATATTTAACGGTCCTGAAGTGCCTTCTACCGAAGAGGTGATTTTAAAACGTACCGGAATTAAAATGATAGGCCGTATAGAGGAGGAGCCTTATTTTGACAAAAATGTGGTGCTGCAGTATGCAGACGACTTTAGGGACAACCTGAATAATCTATAA
- a CDS encoding putative signal transducing protein gives MENTFVKVASFQYSSEAMIIKGRLEAEGIEVFMKDNNTIDTDPLVSNAIGGVKLLVHLDDKDRATEVLQDVSRYSLDDEGKPLTCTKCNSHEIELGTTIKDIKSLFAFLFTFISVVLPFYTKYKYRCNNCGNEFNLE, from the coding sequence ATGGAAAACACTTTTGTAAAAGTTGCATCGTTTCAATATTCATCTGAAGCGATGATTATAAAAGGAAGGCTGGAAGCCGAAGGTATTGAGGTTTTCATGAAAGACAATAATACTATTGATACCGATCCATTGGTTAGTAATGCAATTGGTGGGGTAAAACTGTTAGTGCATCTTGATGATAAAGACAGGGCGACAGAGGTTTTACAGGATGTTAGCCGATATTCGCTTGATGATGAAGGTAAGCCTTTAACCTGTACAAAGTGTAACAGTCATGAAATTGAGCTGGGTACTACCATTAAGGATATAAAATCGCTTTTTGCATTCCTTTTCACTTTTATATCGGTAGTGCTTCCATTTTACACAAAATATAAATACCGCTGTAATAACTGCGGAAATGAATTTAATCTAGAATGA